The Cytobacillus oceanisediminis genomic interval AATATTTTGTTAGTCAAAAGGTTCTAGGAGGAAGAATTATGGATATTCTAAGCAGCAGAAAAATTATCAGATTTCAGAATGGAGTTCTGCAGGAAGCAGAAGATTCTATTGTTTCCGAACATCCTCTCACGATTCATCTAAATGGAGAAGAGTTCGCAACAATGGTCTGCAGCCCAGAGAATATTCGGGAATTAACAATCGGCTTTTTGGCTTCTGAAGGCTTTATCAGGAGATTTGAAGAAATCAAGGATATTCAAATAGATGAAAGCAAAGGATTTGCATATGTGGAGTTACATACCCAAACTTCTACAGCAAGCCATGAGTTCCATTCCAAGCGGTTTATTGGTTCATGCTGTGGAAAGAGCAGGCAATTTTACTTTCATAATGATGCCAGGACAGCCAGAACTTCTACATCTAAGCTGACTTTGTCTCCAAACCAGTGCATTTCATTTATGAAACAGCTTCAGGATGGCAGTCTGACTTTCCAAGAAACCGGTGGAGTACATAATGCCGCCTTATTTTCTGCAGATGAAATGATTGTCAGCAGAACAGACATTGGCCGTCATAATGCTCTGGACAAAATCCTTGGGTACTGTATTGAGAACAGGATTCCTGTAAGGGATAAAGTCATTGCATTCAGCGGCCGAATCTCTTCTGAAGTTCTGCTAAAAGCCGCCAAAATCGGTGTAGGCATCATTCTATCAAAATCAGCTCCGACTGATCTGGCCATAAAGCTGGCAGAAGATCTCAATATCACAGCTGTTGGCTTTATTCGCGGTCAGTCTTTTAATGTTTATTCTCATCCGGAAAGGATCGTTTCAGGGAAGAAAAATTAATAAAAAGAGGAACATATTTATTACTAGCTAGAAACCAAGGTGTTTGTATGCACCTTGGTTTCAATTTTAAATTAATTTTTTCAGACAATAAAAAAAGCCAATCAAGTTCTGATCGGCTTTTCACACTGTAATCAATTTAATTATACAATGGAACCGGAGGATCAATTCCTAATACAGGCTGTCCATCAACTGTTAACCATATATAATAATGATCAATCTCAGTTTTTAGAATCACTTCAATTTTTGCGATTAATTTTTCTTGCATTTCAAATGATAACCTTGCTGTTTCCTCTCCTAATGGGACATCTTTCAATCCCAGCAAATCAGCAATTTTCCTTGCATCTTCATAGGAAACTTCGACATATTTATCATACTCCGGTAAATATGCAGCCTCTGCAGTTTTAATTCCTAAAGCGGCAGTTAAGAATACTGCCATTAAAATAAACCCAATCTTTTTCATTTTTTTCCCCCATAAATTTAAATTTGATCTATAAGCTCCAGGAAAACATCCAGAATTTCAGGATGATACATGGTTCCACGGTAATTCAATAATTCTTTTTTAGCTTCTTCCTTACTCCTGCCCTTTTTGTATACTCTATCCGTCGTAATAGCATCATAAGAATCAATAATCGAAATGATCGAAGCTTCAATAGAAATCTCGCTGCCTTTCAATCCCTGAGGATAACCTTTTCCATCAAATCTTTCATGGTGCTGCTCGACTACCTTTCCTGCATCTATCAAGAGTGGCAGTCCAGTTTCCTCTAGTATTTCTCTTCCGAAAGCAGAATGTTTCTTCATTGTCTCCCATTCCTTTGGAGTGAGTTTACTGGGCTTTTGCAATATTTCCAGAGGTATGCGCAACTTCCCAACATCATGTAGAAAAGAAGCTAAATTCAAGTTTACTAGTTGCTTAGAATCTAACTCTAGTGTTTTTCCAACCAGCATAGAAAGCTTATTAATTCTTTGACAGTGATCTCTGGTATATCCATCTTTTTCTTCAATTGAAATTGATAACTCCATCATTTCCTTTGTTACCTTACTATAATGAAAAAAAACTGGTCTTGAAGTTACATAAAGAAATTCAGTGGTAGCTGCTGCTTCAAAAACATAATGTTCTTCTACTGGTGCCCTAAAAAAAGAACTCCCTGTTTTTATTTTCTTGGTTTCATTTCCATTTCTAAGAATTAATTCCCCTGAAAGTACACATAAATATTCTAATGCTTGCCATCCTTCTTGGGGTTCAATCCCCCACATTGTACCAGGATCAAGCTTATGATAAATTACTTCTGTCCCATCTCCTGAAGCAATCAAGGAGATTTGCAACCCTTTCATGTGGACTGTTTCAATGAAACTATCTTCATTTATAATGCCCACTTTATTACCCTCTTTCTAATACTTCTCAAATGATGTATGTATTGGGTTTGACAATTAAATTTCCTATATTGCCATTCTAGTACATGATTTTCCATTTTTCCACAAAAATTTTGCTATAAAATTGATATTAAAGAGAATATTGACAATATTTAAGGCTATTTGCCTAATTTTATCAATTCCATTAAAAAACCAGTGACCTGAAATGGCGGTCACTGGCTTTCTGTCATTCTCTTTTGTTGGGAGGGACATCTCTTTCGTTTTTCTCCATTTTGTGCATTTTCTGGTCTTCTGGAAGCTGGGTGTTCCTTTCCATGTCACTTGTGTCTTCTCCCATTCCTTTTAGGAAGGTAATCAGAAGCGTAACTGCCCGATTGACTTCTGGATCTTTCAATGCCTTAACAAGGTCAAAATAGCTTGTTTTTTCATCCGTTTCTTTATATTCCGCAACTCTTGCAACACCGGAATTTAACTTTAACAGCAAGGGCTCAAGCTGCCGGACATTAATGGTACCGAGGGTTCCAACCATCAGCAGCAGGTTTTTAATTGTGTTTGTAGCTTCCGGTTTATCCAAAGCTTTAACAAGTACATTCAATACTTTATCTCCCTGTCCAAATAGTCCATTCAATAATGAGAGAACTCCCCGATCATGCATATGGCCTACTGCTGTCAGAAGCTCAAGAATGGAATCCTTATTATCTATCAGGGCATTTTCCACTTCCTCCAGGTCCTTTTTGCGTTTATCCTCTGGGCTTAATTCAAAACGCTTGATGTTATTAATCGCTTTAGCCATGCTGCTTCCGCTCCTTTTTCACCATTTCTCCCGGGAAAATATAATCTTTTCTTGCCCATTTCTTTTGCACGTTCACACCAATCTGCGGCTGCGGATTGCCATAGCGGTGATTGATCCTTGGAAGCGGATTGATCCCTTCTTCACTCAGAATCTCAAGCTTAACCTTTGTCTCCTTGTATGCGGGAGTATCAGTATCCTTGTCGGCATAACTGCTTGTTAATAAATTTATGGCAGCCTCGCCTCTATCATTCATTGGAAGGTAAACTTCCTTTCCTTTAACCCTATCCGTTATATGGCATTTAACTTTAACATTGCCGTACGGTGAAGTCAGGCGGACAAGCGTGCCGTCCTTCAACCCTCGTTCTTCGGCTAATTCAGGTGATACCTCCAGGAAAACCTCCGGTGTTTTCGAGCTGATTCCTTTTGACTTGTAGGTCATATTGCCTTCATGGAAGTGTTCCAGAAGACGCCCATTATTGACATGAATATCATATTCCATTGGGTATTCAAGAGCAGGAGTCCAATCTACTGGAAAAAGTCTTGCCTTGCCATCCGGGAAAGGAAATCCCTCCGTATAGAGGAGAGGACTGTCCGTTCCATCCTCAGCCACCGGCCATTGCAGACTATTGTATCCTTCCAATCTATCATAAGTAACACCTGCGTATAACGGCATAAGTCTAGCTGCTTCGGCCATTATTTCGCTTGGGTGTGTATATGTCCAGCCCGCTCCCAAACGGTTGGCAACTTCAATGATAATCTCCCAATCCGGCTTCGAATCCCCAAGCGGCTCGAAAGCCTGGTAAAGACGCTGAATTCTCCTCTCTGTGTTCGTAAATGTTCCTTCCTTTTCCAAACTTGGACTTGCAGGAAGCACCACATCTGCAAACTCAGCTGTACGGGAAAGGAAAATGTCCTGCACCACAAAGAAATCAAGCTTCTCAAAAGCAGCCTGCACATAATTGATATTTGAATCCACAAGTCCCATATCTTCACCCTTCAGATACATCGCTTTCAGCTGACCTTCATGAATCCCTTCTACCATCTCGTGATTATTCAGTCCGGCTTTTACCGGAAGCTTTACTCCCCATGCATTTTCAAACTTCTTTCTCACATCAGGGTCTGAAACCTTTTGATACCCAGGCAAATTATCGGGGCTGCTTCCAAAATCACCTGCCCCCTGGACATTGTTATGGCCCCTTAAAGGATACGCACCTGCACCAGGCTTGGCGTAATTGCCTGTTACAAGAAGCAGATTTGAAATGGCTGTACTTGTATCACTGCCTCCAAGATGCTGTGTGACACCCATTGCCCATAATGCAGAAACACTATTGGCTTCATGAATCATTTCTGCCATTTTGATTAAATTGTCTTTGGATATCCCGGTCGTTTCTTCTGCAAATTCCAGTGTATATTTCTCCAGGTTTGAAACAAATTCTTCAAGACCATTTACTTTTTCCTGCAGAAACTTCTCGTCCGCCCATCCCTGGTCGATAATGTATTTGGTAATGGCAGAAAGCCAGACCATATCCGTACCTGCACGAGGACGCACAAACAAATCAGAACGCTCTGCCATTTCATGTTCCCTTAAGTCAGCCACAATTACTTTTTGGCCATTGAGTTTCTGGGATCGTTTCACCCTAGTCGAAAGAACCGGATGGGATTCAGATGTATTGGAACCGATAATAAGCACTAATTCGGAGTTTTTAATATCTTCGATTGAACCAGCATCCCCTCCATATCCCACAGTTCGGAATAAGCCTACAGTTGCAGGGGTCTGGCAATATCTTGAACAGTTATCGATATTGTTTGTCCCTATGACTGCCCTGCCAAGTTTCTGCATTAAATACGATTCCTCATTGGTGCATTTAGATGATGTAATAAAGCTCAATGCATCTGGGCCATGCTGTTCTTTAATTTCCGAGAATTTCTGTGTAATCAGGTCCAATGCTTCGTCCCATTCTGCTTCACGGAATGAATCGCCTTCCCTGATTAGCGGCTTCGTTAATCGTTCATCGCTATTCACGAAATCCCAGCCAAATTTCCCTTTTACACATGTAGAAATTCCGTTGGCAGGTGCTTCTGCCTGAGGCTCCACCTTCAGTATTTCGCGACCCTTTGTCCATACGTCAAAGCTGCAGCCGACACCGCAATATGTGCAGACTGTTTTGGTCTTTTTAATTTTCTCTTCTCGCATAGCTGCTTCCATATCGGATATAGTCAGGATGGATCCATATCCTGTTTCAACATTTTTAGTGATATCAATCATTGGACGAAGGGTGTTTTTGGCAATGCCAGTCAGAAATCCGGCTTCCCCCTCCATTCCCTTTTCCATCATGGCATTACATGGGCAAACAGTGGAGCAGTGTCCGCAGGATACGCAGGAAGACTCGTTAATGGGCACATCGTTATCCCAGATAACCCTTGGTCTCTTCCTCTCCCAATCAATGGTAAGGGTTTCAGTAACCTGGACGTCCTGACAGGCTTCCACACATCTTCCGCAAAGAATGCACTGGTCCGGATCGTACCTGTAAAATGGATGAGATTCATCCTTTTCATAAGGCTTCTGATCAAACGGAATGCTTTGGTGATTGATTTTCATCGCCTTAACCGTATTATGTATTTCACATCCCCCATTGTTATAATCACAAACCGTACAATACAGTTCATGATTAAAGAGAATCTTATCCATGGCAATGGTCTGCGCCTGTTTTACATCAGGATCCACAGTATCGATTGCGTCTCCATCTTTAATTTTTGTGGAGCACGAACGCACGAGTTCTCCATTAACAGAAACAATACAGGCATCACAGGTTTCAATTGCACCCAGGCTAGGATGGAAGCAAACCTGGGGAATTTCAATCGAACTATCATTTAATAATTGCAAAACGGTTTGATCCTGCTTTGCCTTCATTTCTATACCATTTATCTTTATATTGAGAGATGCTGGCAAATCAATCATCCTTTCAATGAATCAGTTTCTTTGGTTTTCAGTACCCTTGTAAGTAAAAGTTAAACGTTTAGTTAATGATATTGGCAGATAACTCCAGGCATTCTAATAAAAAAATAATAGCGGACAAAAAAAACGGCTGCATATTACCTTTTCCTTGCCAGGTTAATAGATTATCTTTAAAACTTCCTTTATTTAGCAGATATAAAAATCAGGAGCCCCCCACGGGGACTCCTGATTTTAAAAATATTATTGGCTGCCGTTCTTTTGCAGAACTTTCAGTCCAGAACCCATATCGGATGCAAGTACATAATTGCGGTCTACGAATACACCCCAAATGTTAGACTTGCTTGGAATATAGACACCAATTTCTTCCGGATTGGACGGGTCTGTAATATCCACAGTCCTTACACCCCCTGCATAATGAGAGAGATACAATGTGTTCCCCTGAACCTTTGGATCATGGACCGTTGCCCCTCCAGGAATCTTCTCAGTGAAATCAGTTCTAAAGGTGCTAAGAAGCTTTGGATTGGCCTTATCTTTAATATCATAAATCATTGTGTAGCCATAGGCACTCTCAAAGCCCTCTCTGGTTGGTCCAAATACCTCCCTAGTCTCAATAAGCACATTTCCGCCTTTGGCTAGATCCATAGAATGAGCAGCTCCCTGAACACCGTTGGCGAAATCTGTTCTCCCAAGATATACCGGATTTTTGGCATCGCTGATATCAAGCATGATTGTTCCCAGATCCCAGTACGAAAGGAAGGCTGTTTTGCCAGTTCCATCTGTTTTGACGCTATGAGCAAACGCTGCCCGTTGAATTCCTTCTTCATCAGTCCAGTTATATCCGTCATAATTCCCATCGCTTACTTCAGGAATATAATTGCGCGGGTTAAATTCATAAATAGTTTCAGGTGTTAAAGGATTGGATACATCTACAATATTCACATCCATTTTCTCACCATGAGAATAAAGGTCCGCATAGCAATTTGCGGTCAGCACATAAACATTATTCCCTTGAACTGTCAGGTAAAGTTCATGTGTTCCCCGTGCACCCGATGTATCTTCCCAGAATCCAAGCTCTTTTGGCTCCCTGGGGTTTGTTACATCATATAATACAAATCCTCCTTTTGCATTTGGGTTAGTGCGATCAACCTTTTGAACGCTGACTGCAGCCAAGTCGCCTTTAAAATGCTTTGTATTAACTGTTTTTACTATTACTTTTTCCTGCCAAGTCCCTGGAATATGAGCGAATGACGATACTTCCACAGGGTTTGAAGGGTCTTTCATATCAAAAACACGCACTCCGCCTTCTCCGCCATTTTTCGTATGTGTGCCTACATAGGCAAACCCTTTATGCGCATAAACGTCACCCGATGAATTTTGTACCCCCTCTTTAACTTCTTTTAGCGGCACAGCAGCAACTTCTTGAAGATTACCTGTATTCTTAGTGCCTTCAAGTAATGGTACAGATAATTCGACACCGGCCAGACTATCACCTTTTTCAATACCTCCGCTGAATTCATCATGTGCAAGTGCTGTTGTGCCACCCGCAGAAAGTACAAGAGCTCCAGCTAATGCGGTTTTAATTAAGATTTCCTTTTTCAAATGGATTCCCCCTTAATATAATGCTGCTATGTAGTCGGCACTCTAAGATATAAGTGTCCCGAAATACTGCATTTTTATATTAAAGAAAATTCAGAATTTTATACATCACCCGGATTTCCTATAATTTCTACAAAATAATACATGTCCTCCTTCATCCTATGTAACTATAAAAATGTTCAGTGTATGAGATTTACACTATTTGATTGCAGATTATTCTGCATTTCTATTGTCCCGAAAAAAATGCACCTTCCAATGGAAGATGCCTAAATTTATCTTCTGTTTTTCAGCTTCCTTTTAACAGCAGGGACAACATATTTTTTCACAAGCGAAACACCTTTCTTTGCAATAAACGCTTTTATTAATCTCTTTACGGCCATGAACAGATCCCTCTTTTCGGTTGAACATTACTTTTATATTCATTCCCTTTATCGTTTCCCCTCTAAACATAAAAATAAAAAGCCCTTAAGTACAAGGGCTTACTGCAGATTATAAAGGCAATAGGGAAATATATTCTTTCTCTTTTAACTGCTCTATCATTGTATACCAATCCTGTGGTTTAGCAGATAAAACAGAATAATATTCTGTTAAGAAATTAATGACTAATTCAGCAGGAATTTCGGTGGTTTCTTCATCAGCTGGCATGAAGCAAAAATCAAGTCCCTTAACTGCTTCCCCATCATTTTTCCAAGAAGGATGAAGATAAGGAAAATCAAGCTTTTTATAGCCCATATGAGACAAAACCTCACGGCGGACGAATGGGTTCATTGGCTTGGCACCGCCAAATTCATGGTCTTCAATTCCATAAGGATCGTAGATTTCAGCAAACATGCCATACAGCTCGTTTCCGTTTTTGCGGGCAAGCTCCTCCAGATCCTTTGAGCGATTTTGTGCAAGGAAACGGCCAAGACTTAGGCCCTGCCGTCCAATGATTGTAAAATCTGTCATGGCAATATTCCATTGCGGATAGTAGCGATATTCTGTGGCACCAACCACATCCCCTTCATGAACAGCAACAAATACACGAATCCCCGGATCTTCAAGCGGCTCCTTCCAAAGTTCAAACTCAAGTACTTCTTCAGGAGGAAAGACATCTTTCATTAATTCATGCATTTTAACAAAAAGCGGGTTTTGAATGCTCGTAATTCTAATGTATTCCATAGTACTATCTCCTTTGCCGCTCAGATCTTAAATGGATTCTTCCATTCCATTAAGGCACCGTAATTAAATGACTCTTCATCTTCTAAATAATTTTCTGCCACAGAAAGCGGAGTTCGGCCGCACCGCAGCAAAAATGTGATAACCGGATCTTTCTTCTTCCCATCGATCAATTGCTGGAGATAATCCACGGCTGTCATCTCATGGGCGAATTTATGGTAGCCTGGCATCCGCCCCCCACCAAGCAAGCGATCGAGCCCTAAGTTAATGACCACCTGATACATAGCCTGCATCATTAATTTGCCCAGCCCAAGTTTTCGGAACTTGGGGCGGACACTTATATCAACAATATATAATGTATTGCCTTGAGGACTATGATTGCGAATATAGCCGCTGTCGGTTATTTCTTCCCATGTATGCTTTGGGTGGGAAGGATCAAAATCAACAATCAGCCCGGTTAAAGACCCTGCTAATACTCCTTCAACCTCGATGCATAGTGCACCCTCCGGAAAGAGTTCCACATGATTTGTTAATTGCTCCTTATTCCACCATAAATCTGAAGGAAAAGGCGGCGGAAAGCATTCTGCCTGAATGTCAATTAACTGATCGAAATCCGCTTTAGTATAATTCCTGATTGCAGCTGGCACCGGCTGATCCCCGTCAAACACATAAAATTCGCTTTTATATGCCATTTTTCAGCCTTCGATATTTTCTTTTTCCCAGTCTACATACAGATCCGTTCTGCGGTCGCGCCAAGTCGTAACAGAACCGCGCTCGCGGACTTCATATAAAAGGCTGAGGTCAAGATCGGCAGTCACAATCATATCGTCATTCAACTCGCCTTCCACCATAATCCCCTTTGGCGGAAATGGAATATCATTCGGTGTAATGACGGCTGCCTGGCCGAAATTGGCACGCATAAAGTCGACAGTAGGCAGGGAACCAATTGTTCCCGTGACCACAACATAAACCTGATTCTCAATAGCTCTTGCATGGCTTGTATAGCGGACACGGTGGAAACCATGCCGGTCGTCCGTGCAGGAAGGACAGAAAATAACATCTGCTCCTTTTGCTTTTGCCATACGGACGATTTCCGGAAACTCAATGTCATAGCATGTCAGGATGGCTATTCTGCCTTTATCTGTATCGAATACACGGAGGCCGTCTCCAGGTGACATATTCCACTCATGGACTTCAGTAGGAGTGATATGCAGTTTAGCCTGCTCTTCAATCCGCCCATCCGGATAAAATAAATGAGCCACATTATAAAGACGGCCATCTCTGTTAATAACGTGTGTACCGCCTATAATATGCATTTTTGTATCTTTAGCGAAATTGGAAAATAGCATTTTATACTGTTCTGTAAAACCAGGCAACTCATTAATCGTCAGACTTGTTCCCTGCTCGCTTCCAATGGACAAAAGCTGTGTGGTAAAAAATTCAGGAAATAAGACAAACTCCGATCCGAACTCCTGGGCAGTTTTAATGTAATGCTCACATTGCCTGGCAAACTCTTCAAATGAACGAATAGTGTGCAGATGGTACTGCACAGCGGATACACGAATTTTCAATGTACTCCCCCTCATCAGAAAAATGTATAGATGAGTATCACTCTATCTTTAAAAGATTATCAATGATTTTCCTGCATAGCACAATACTTTTTTAATCGGATTACGAAATTTTTTAATTAACACTATTTTGTTTTACAAACCATACTTTTTGAATTTTATCATCATTAATTTCATACATGGCTATTGCATTAATAGACTCGCCGTTTGCCCTTCCAGTAACATATTCATAATCAATAACTATATTTTCTTTTACCATTCTGGAAATCAGCTCAGCATGCTGATTCGGATTGTTTTTAAAAAGCTGGCTGTACCTTTCCCTCATTTTTTCTTTTCCTCTATACATGACGTCGTTCCCAGGGAATGTCATAACTATTACATCATCACTATATACTCCCAGGAATTCATCAATGTTCTGCTGGTTATAAGCATCAAGTTGCTGCTGAGCAAGCCTTTCTGTTTTTCCTTCCAAATGGGTCACCATCTTTCAATAGTTTTTCTTTCTATCTTAAGGATTTATGGCAAGTCGGTCCAGGTTTGTGCCAAAAAAAAGCATTACCCATAAAAGTAATGTCTTAAGTGTCTATTTTAGTAATTTGCTTAATCCTGATATAAGCCCAATACCTTTTTTTAAATCATTGTTTGCTGCATTGAGTACTTTTAAATATAAGCTTAAAAGGGAAGCGTTTTGTTTCTTTAATTCAGCTACCTCTTTTCGAGTTGTTTTTAATTCGGACTTTATTGCTTCCATTTCTCTTTGCAAGGAAACAAGTTCTCTATTTTCCATATCTGGAATCTCTTCGATTGCTGCTCCATCTTTATCTTCAGGCGGTTTTTGGGAGATTTCTTCAACCAGTCCCATAAGGGAATCATCCTTCAATATCTTATTGGCCATTTTAAATAAAGATCCGAAATTGATATTATTTTCATCCTTCAGTAAGTTAGCTGCAAGTTTTTCTACAGCCTCAGAATTATACAGTTTTGTATTGTTTGCCGGTTTTTCAGATGAATTTTGCTGTTCTTGTTTATTTTCCTCCATTTTTATCCCGTCCTTTTTCGTTTTCACTCACTATTCTATGAAACTGCAGTATTATTGAAATGGACAAACATACAAGGATAAAGAGATTTGCTGATTTCTTCATACGAAAAACCCTGGAATTATACCAGGGTTTTTGTAATTTTGCTTTACGCAGTAGGTGCAGAGCATCCCAAAAGACTGCAAATTGCCTCCACGATGGCACCTTCTGCTGAAGGTACAAGAATACTTGCCAAAAGCAATACAACGGCTAAAAGAATGACAATTAACACCGTTAATGGTTCTACCATGATGATATCCCCCCTTTAAAACCATTTAGCAAGGGAACCCTTACGTAGACATGTTATGTCTAAAATTTGGACATGCTTAAACTACTATCCTATACTGAGAAAAAAGGGCGCTTGTCCAGGGGGGATAACACTAAAAAACGAAAAATATAAAAAGCTATTAGAATTATAATTTGCATAGATCTTTAAAATTACTTAATATTCACTGTATGAGGAAAGCATATTTTTCATCCGTTCAAGAGGAATTTTAGGCATCCATGCAAAACGATACGTGACAAAAGCTGGCCCTCGAGACGGAGAGCCAGCTTATCATTTACTTCTTTTTCAATTCATTTGCCAGAAATTCCACATCCGTTCCAACAATAACCTGCAGACTGGTTTTGCTGAGCCTTATTACCCCTATTGCCCCCAGCTGTTTTAATTGCCCTTCATCAACCAGCGCTATATCTTTCACCTTTAAACGAAGGCGGGTTACACAATTATCGATTTCTTCAAGATTTTCTCTACCGCCTAAAGCCTCCAGATAAGCATCTGCTGCTTCATTATAATTCCCTCTCACAGCGTAATTTTCTTCGAATTCACCTTCTATTTCATCTTCTCTTCCAGGAGTTTTTAAATCTAGTTTCTTTATTAGAAAATAGAAAACCACAAAATACAGAAGGCCATATAGGAGGCCTATCCCCGCAAGCAGTACTGGTTTCTGGGCAATGCCGAAGTTTAGAATATAATCCAGGGCGCCTGCTGAGAATCCGAAACCATGGTGAATATCCAGGGCATAGGAGATGGACATAGCCAGACCTGTTAAAATAGCATGAATTAAATATAGAACCGGTGATAAGAACATAAATAAGAATTCAATCGGCTCTGTAATACCAGTCAGAAAGGAAGTAAATGCGAGACCTGCCATCGCCCC includes:
- a CDS encoding carbon-nitrogen hydrolase family protein, producing the protein MKIRVSAVQYHLHTIRSFEEFARQCEHYIKTAQEFGSEFVLFPEFFTTQLLSIGSEQGTSLTINELPGFTEQYKMLFSNFAKDTKMHIIGGTHVINRDGRLYNVAHLFYPDGRIEEQAKLHITPTEVHEWNMSPGDGLRVFDTDKGRIAILTCYDIEFPEIVRMAKAKGADVIFCPSCTDDRHGFHRVRYTSHARAIENQVYVVVTGTIGSLPTVDFMRANFGQAAVITPNDIPFPPKGIMVEGELNDDMIVTADLDLSLLYEVRERGSVTTWRDRRTDLYVDWEKENIEG
- a CDS encoding nuclear transport factor 2 family protein, whose translation is MEGKTERLAQQQLDAYNQQNIDEFLGVYSDDVIVMTFPGNDVMYRGKEKMRERYSQLFKNNPNQHAELISRMVKENIVIDYEYVTGRANGESINAIAMYEINDDKIQKVWFVKQNSVN